The Patescibacteria group bacterium genomic sequence GACTCATACGTCCATCTTGTTTATGACCTGACGGGAAAATTCCCTTCGGAAGAAAAGTTTGGTGTGACTTCTCAATTGCGTCGAGCTGCATTATCTGTCGTGTTGAACTACGTGGAAGGCTTTGCGCGATTCCGAAGCCGAGTAAACAAGAACTTCCTAGAAATCTCCTTTGGTTCTTTAAAGGAATCGGAATATTTGGTCGACTTCTCGTCGAAGAGGGGTTATTGTTCGCGGGAAGAGACCGTCGTGATACGGGAGACGGCGCGAGAAATCGGCGCCATGCTATGGGGCATCCTGCAACGCATCGAGTAGCCATCCCATCCTTCATCCTACAGTCTTCAGTCTACATCCTACTTCCCTATGATCATCACCCTCTCCGGCCTTCCCGGCTCCGGAAAGACCACCATCGCCTCCATGCTCTCCGAGCGGCTTGGCGTGGAATGGTATTCGATGGGCGACCTGCGCGGCAAGATGGCGGCCGAACGCGGACTAAGCATCGACGAACTGAATGCGCTGGGCGAGACCGAGGCGTTCACGGACAAGGAGGTGGACGACTACCAGACCAAGCTCGGAGCATCCGGTGACGCGTTCGTCATAGACGGGCGGCTCTCGTGGCACTTCATCCCGAAGGCATACAAGGTGTTCCTTTCCGTGGACCCGAAGGAAGGGGCGCGCCGCGTGTTCGAGGCGCAGAAGGCGCGCGAGCGCGCCGACGAGCGGACGTACGCGTCACAGGACGAGGCTGAGGCGGCGTTGCGCGCGCGCAACGAGAGCGACCAGCGCCGATACCGGAAATATTACGGGCTCGACATCTTCCAAAAGGCCAACTACGACCTGTGGCTCGACACCACGACGCTCACCCCGCAGCAGATCGTGGCCACGATCCTGGCGGCCGTCGAAGCGCGGAAGGCTTGACGAATCACCCTCGCCCCGTTACCCTTCCGGCACCTTATTATTGCGTACGAACACTCAGCGGCTTTGCCCTGTGTTCCTCTGCCCAACGTGAATCCTATGGAAGAGAAGAAGCAGGCCA encodes the following:
- a CDS encoding four helix bundle protein, with protein sequence MGVEPSEQTFHQRLRGKMDSYVHLVYDLTGKFPSEEKFGVTSQLRRAALSVVLNYVEGFARFRSRVNKNFLEISFGSLKESEYLVDFSSKRGYCSREETVVIRETAREIGAMLWGILQRIE